Proteins encoded in a region of the Paenibacillus sp. E222 genome:
- a CDS encoding LacI family DNA-binding transcriptional regulator → MATIKDVAKLAGVALSTASYALNGDSKVSAKTKAKVLAAARELNYRKNGFAMDLKRSRTNTIALILTDLSGPYYSELIRSVQDVALANGYDLIACSSMGGRDSTAVRFLREKRVDGAIILAHNIHDDILVESAGERFPIIVMDRQLSSSHLVNVLVDGEQGGYLATRHLIQKGHKTIAYISGPSNSYDNALRYQGYLRAMQEAGLEEKSKWRLSGNFVREGGYSATKMMVMQGELPSAVFYGNDEMAIGGLKAFEESGISVPKNISVIGFDDIQLSEYVHPPLTTVRQPKHEAGSLAGHLLFQMLNGEAVNPSYTLTIDLVERESVRSVQAESGNQPA, encoded by the coding sequence ATGGCAACGATTAAGGATGTGGCAAAGCTGGCAGGCGTGGCGCTCTCGACCGCTTCCTATGCACTGAATGGGGACAGCAAGGTAAGTGCCAAGACCAAGGCTAAAGTGCTGGCGGCAGCACGAGAACTGAATTATCGCAAAAACGGCTTTGCCATGGACCTGAAACGGAGCCGGACGAACACGATTGCATTGATTCTTACAGATCTGTCGGGTCCGTATTACTCCGAATTGATTCGCAGCGTACAGGACGTAGCGCTGGCTAACGGATATGATCTGATTGCTTGCAGTTCTATGGGAGGACGCGACTCTACAGCAGTTCGTTTCTTGCGAGAGAAAAGGGTAGATGGCGCTATTATCCTGGCTCATAACATCCATGATGATATTCTGGTTGAATCTGCAGGTGAACGTTTCCCTATCATTGTGATGGATCGGCAGCTGTCGAGCAGCCATCTGGTCAACGTGCTGGTAGATGGGGAGCAGGGTGGATACCTGGCTACACGTCACCTCATTCAGAAGGGGCATAAGACCATCGCCTATATCAGCGGGCCATCCAATTCTTATGATAATGCTCTGCGTTATCAAGGATATTTGCGAGCGATGCAGGAGGCAGGCCTGGAAGAGAAGTCCAAATGGCGCCTAAGCGGTAACTTTGTACGTGAGGGCGGGTATAGTGCAACCAAGATGATGGTTATGCAGGGCGAGCTTCCATCAGCCGTATTTTACGGGAATGACGAAATGGCGATTGGTGGACTAAAGGCATTTGAAGAGAGCGGTATTTCGGTACCAAAAAACATTTCGGTCATCGGATTTGATGATATTCAACTGTCGGAATATGTTCATCCTCCGCTTACGACGGTACGGCAGCCCAAGCATGAAGCAGGATCATTGGCAGGGCATTTGCTCTTCCAGATGCTGAACGGCGAAGCTGTGAATCCATCGTATACGTTAACCATTGATCTGGTGGAGCGCGAGTCTGTACGATCGGTACAGGCAGAGTCAGGAAA